Part of the Gemmatimonadota bacterium genome, CAGCGGGTCGGCGCGCCACTCGTTCTCGTAGCCCGGCCGTCCTCCATGGCCGTAGCGGGCCCTGATATTGATGACCGGGCCAATGGCGCCCTCCTTCACCAGCTCGTAGGCGCGCGCGAGAGCCGGGTGGTAGCGATGGTTGAAACCGACCTTCAGGACGCGACCTGCCGCCAGAGCGGCCGAAGCCAGCGCCTCTGCCTCGGCCAGGTTGCGGCTCATGGGTTTCTCCAGCAGCACGTGCTTTCCCCGCTCGAGCGCGCAGGTTGCTATCTGCGCCAGGAAAGCGTTGGGCGTGGCGATGACGACTGCACCCAGATCCGGCTGCTCGAGGAGCACCCTCCAGTCGGTGGCAATCCCTATAGCTCCAACCTTGCTGGCCACCTCTTCAGCGCGGGCGCGCTCAGTGTCCGCGACGAGGGTGACTCGCGTGCCCGGATGTGCGGCGGCCGTCTCTGCACGGCGGCGCCCGATAAGCCCGCAGCCGATGATGCCGACGCTCAGTGGTTTCGGCCCCACGCCTACTGCCAATCCCGGCCGCGGTCTCGCGGCACGATGCGGCGCAGCGTGAACAGGTCGCTGCCCGCGAGCTCCTCGAGGCGAGAAGGCCATTCCCACCATCGGTCCCATGGCGCCGAGACGAGTTTGCCGTTGATGCCGCGCGCCTGCTCTGAAACCAGGAAGACGGCCGCCCGCGCGCTCAGCTCGACCGGGACGCCCCCCTCTTCCAGTTGCTCCCGGGTGTAGCGCAGGTAGTCGGCACCTGCCCGCTCCCCTGCGGCCAGCGTTTCGTCGTGCAGGCGAGTCGCCACGAAACCGGGCGCCAGGCAGTTCACGGCGACACCATCCGGCTCCAGCTCGAGCGCCAGGCACTCGGCGAGGCGGACGACCGCGACTTTGCTGGCAGCGTAAGCGGTGTAGCGCGGGAACGGCCCACTCGCCCCGCCGCCGGAAAAGAGCACGATCCGCCCGCCGCCATCCGCCCGCATCGCGCGGGCTGCCGCCCGCGCGACCAGAAAGGTGCCCAACAGGTTGACCCGCACGGCTTCCCACCACGCCTCCGGCTCCAGCTCGAGCGCCGGGCCGATAGGGCCCAGCACGGCCGCGGCGTGAATGCAGCCGTCCACCTTCCCCAGGCGCTCGACCGCTGCGCCGAAGAGTCTCTCGACGGCGTCGGGCCGGCTGACATCGGCGCTCAGCGTGTGAAGCTCCGCCCCTTCCCGCTCCTCACGCAGGCGCTCAGCGGCGCGCTCGAGCGCCGCCGCGGCGCGCGCCGCGATGAGCAGGCGAGCCCCCTGAGCAAGAGCTTCGGCGGCACAGGCCAGGCCGATTCCTCTGCTCCCACCCGTGACGACGA contains:
- a CDS encoding SDR family oxidoreductase yields the protein MLRRGDQWDARGGVGTELQGKAIVVTGGSRGIGLACAAEALAQGARLLIAARAAAALERAAERLREEREGAELHTLSADVSRPDAVERLFGAAVERLGKVDGCIHAAAVLGPIGPALELEPEAWWEAVRVNLLGTFLVARAAARAMRADGGGRIVLFSGGGASGPFPRYTAYAASKVAVVRLAECLALELEPDGVAVNCLAPGFVATRLHDETLAAGERAGADYLRYTREQLEEGGVPVELSARAAVFLVSEQARGINGKLVSAPWDRWWEWPSRLEELAGSDLFTLRRIVPRDRGRDWQ